The genomic segment CTCTTAATTCAGCTAAGAAAATAACAATAAGATAAATACACAACCCTGCAACAAGATAATCAATCTGCGTTCACAACATTTTATACAAGAACATCAAAAGAAATATAACACGCGTATATATAACAATCTTTCAGCACAATCATTTACTTTTCCATGTGCATGTTTTTTTTTCTCCCTAAACTCCTTTTCCAAATTCTCAATACTACGGGCAAACCAACGTCAAATGAAAGCATTAATCCTAAATAAGAAGCCAAAAAAAAATGGTAATAATCCTTGATTATCATCAATCTGTGACAGAAGGAAAGAATCAGTGAAGTGAGAACATTAGAGAAAGAACCCAAATTCCCACTCAGTCCAGTCCCAATTGAACATACAAAAAGATGTTTTAAACTTcagaaacaaataaaataaaagacctTAATTGCCACTGGCAACAATCAGACTAGATTTACACCTCAAAACTCATACCAACACATCACACTATATCAACAAGAACAAGAATCTGATGATGAATAATAAGAATGGAGAATCGTTACCTTATGGGATTTTTGGGGATTGAAAGTTCTTAGAAACCCTAGATGAAAATTGGGCAAAATTGTATGTATTAATGTAAATGCAATCCACGATTAGCTAAAATCATTATGAGAAGTAAGAACACACATTAAACTTTTTGTTTAATATCTTGTTAAAACATCATCcgatacaaataaataaataaataaggagaATCGAACCACAATAGAAGCAGAGAAACACACAAGCCATTCTCAGAGGTAAATTAAACAAAACGAAGAAGAAGATCAAGCAAAAAAGCTAAACTGAAAATCGTTCTTGGCGATGAGGGGGTCACCTGAGAGAAGCCAGGGGCTGGCGGCTGAGATGGAGACGGAGGTGCGGCTGAGACGGAGACGGAGACGGAGGCGGGGGTGTATGGTGCGAGGAGAGAGGCAGAGAGAGGTGAGGGACTTGGGGATTGAGACATTGTAACATTTGTGTTGTGCGTTTTTCTTCTacattcttttttgtttttcttgaaaAGGTTTCAACGTTCAGTGAACACCAATAGTGTTAAAATAAAATgtgttagagagagaaagagagagggactttggtttttttttttttttttaaaatttagtgTGTGCATTTCCATATTACAATATCATATTAaccaataatatttttataaaaatattaatttttttataatagtgTACTATTGTATTAGTCCCTTTGTTTCGAATTCATGGTGTAATTAATTATACTCTAGTGATAATTACATATCAATTTATATTGTAATGTTTGGCACGATGATTAATAATTAAACATTAAaatattatgtaataattattatttaaaaatattagtaATTATACTATGTaattatattcaatttttatgGGTCTCATAAAAATTAGAAAGTATAATTAAGAattgaaatattttaattacctctaattatataattaatgtgtaattatctaattaaataatatgtcAAATCTAATCATTATCTCCAGTTATTATTAATTACAATTATAAGGTGTTTTCCAAACACACacccaaaataataaaaaatttgcatGTGGCAACATTTTTTCTAACttaattacaaaaatgtcattgtttatttaatttacatttttatagttttttatatatagttttcttaaataatataatgttttaaaagagaaaaaataTTGTTACTACTTTATTTTTTACGGATATCTTTCCCCTCTCTAcattttttcacttttttttacctttctttctctcttttccttaatttcaaaaatatttttctgACTCATCGTTTGTCGATTAGGCTCGAGAGTATTACCATCGCAACCTTCTCCTCAATGTGATCATTTTAATATATggaaagtatatatttttttaccgTCATCAGAGAAAATGAACATAATAAAAAACAAATTTTTAGTTTCTGTTTTGAGTAAATAGCACTTGGAGTCTTCATATTTTACCAATTGTATCACTTAGgtcttcatttttttttgtagCAATTAAATCCCAACATTTGCTTTATAACTCACATAGGTCctcaaagttatattttattaaataaatcctAATTTATAAGAgtaaaataagatttaaaaaaaataacatctatttttttttttatctttattaccaaatatttttttttaattgacctaaatattctcttgaaatattaagaaataatataaaaaatacattcTATCATacttctaaaatatttaatatattaattagtttattatttttaataaaacgtttatatactttaaattttacaaacataaaaattatTAAGGGTGTCTCTATCTATATCTTAATATTTTCTCACCATACACATTTCTATTTAAACTCCTCATaaattgttaaaaattatttCCACTTTTATAATTTATTGcttaaaattggaaaaaaaattaacaatttatGAGGAATTTAAATACGtatgtgagaaaaaaaatgatgttatAGATAAAAACACCTTTAATAAATTTCatgcttctaaaatttaaaatatgtaaaaaaaatttattaaaaatgataaaataattgatatattatatatttagagtataataaaaaatattttattattattatttctttataTTTCAAAAGAATATTTAGGTCAATTACCAaaaataacataatttataataattaattaataaagaaGGGTTTGAggagaaaaaaaattgttaaaatcttattttacccttataaattatgatttatttaataaaatataactttgggGACCTAAGTGAGCCAAAAAATAAACGTTGGGGATCTAATTGCTATAAAATAAATGTTAGGGACCTAAGTGATATAACTGGTCAAGTTTGGGACCCCAAGTGTTATTTACCCTTCCTTTTTTATATATCTATTAACAAAAATGTAACTAAATTTTaaagttaaacaaaatttattataCCTAAATTTGTATTCTTGTTTTACATTTAAAATATACCATGTAATATTCTAAACAACTTTGAAGCTATTTTAGAAACATTTgaagtaacttttttaatataGATTTTTAGGATATtatttggtaacttttaaatagagCATAAGATGATTTTTTTTGGTAACTCATTTGGTTGCTTTAAATTTTTGGCATACCCAAAAAATTAGTCATATATCAAAAGATAACCAAATGATttcttaaatgattttaaaagcaaTAAAAATGTAGCGTTTAAAAGTAATTGTGCAGCATACTAAATAATATcattttataataagatattcATGGTAACGTGAAATTATAGGAGTAACGTTTATACTATATGATAACTAATTAATTTCTAAAATAAACTTGAATGTAATGTAAAAGtgtcttaaataataagacatgtaaattacatgagtgactaaaaaaatatattaaaaattttcatttaaaacttaacgtgtagtatactaaattaattttgattaataaactatatgataacttattatactatataacaacttattaatttcttaaataagtttgaaggttaccaaaatgtatcttaaataataagatatcataatataacataaagATAAGTAATTGATATATTAGGAtgtctacaaataagttttggaggtaaccaaaagatactgaaataatatgatctaaaCATAAAGcttttaagaagaaaaaaaagtgacTAATTGGTATCTTATGGTATCATAAGCAGTCAAAAAGTAACTTTTTACAAtccagaaaaaacaaaaaaattcaagaaacaggatttcccaatttttttcaaaatatggtATGTTATGCTTACATGGCACTGATATTTGtgtaaataattaaattgaatgtATTTTTAAATACTTTGGATTTTAGGTATATAAatgtaaaattcccaaaataattggatggaataattatattgaattttaaCTAATCGTCTTATCCAATTTTGATTTTGAAAATTTGGATTCAATCTaattaaaattagatattttttttatagattatttacacattttGCATTcctttaaataaagaaaatatagaTTTGAGGAGCCAATTTTCATTTTCATTATAATTGGACATGTTCTTTAATTGTTATGGGTCATGGCTAGTGGCGCATCAAATAAGACAACTTAAATAGTAGTAATTTTTTTGGGAATTTTACAAAAAatacactaaaagttaaaaaaaaaatatgaaaaatacagtacattacaaaaatataaaatttttagATAAAAACATAGAGGGGCAAAAATATAAATACAAAGTGGCAAAATTGTAAATGAAAAtggtaaaatacaattttttgtaatcaacatttacaaatttgtaaatatctattacaaaattgtaatatttgttacATATTTGTAAATAACATTTACAAAAAACAGTTATAGATTCGTAgattttttttgtagataaacttacaaacaaatttgtaactaatatttttttttatttttgtaagaaTAGTTTACAAAtatagttttacaactaagaaatatatttttgtaactaatatttaaaaaaatattttatagttaagaaatcataaccataatatacataaaaaattatatttttccatattgttacaatattgtaccaaaaaattacatgaacattcatatttatgttatacaacttaaaaatacaaatttaagatattcattatttataaaaatacttTTTTGAATACATATAATggagaaatacaatatttttttaaacaagttttacatttttgtaataaCAGTAtacaaaattaatttcacaaccaaaaagtttatttttgtaactaagatttacataaatatttataaatttatttagcatgattgttacaaaaatttataaaattaagttgTGAATTTAGTACATGTTtgtaacaaaaatttataaaactaagTTTCTTACTAAAAGAtactattttattttgtaactaaTATACAAAAAATGTTAGATTGCACAAGGGCAAGTCCAACCCACGGCATATACCATAGCATCCCCTCATATTTGCTGTTTTTTACTCCTCCAACCCACGGCAATGGCAGCTGCATATATGCTGAATTGCTACAGTACCCCAGCATATATGCTGGGGTACTGTAGCTACGgcatatatctttttttttttttttttaataatcttatatatatatattatttaagtttaaaattaatttattttgattaAGTTAAATTGTAAATGCttagattaattatttttttggaaGTTTTTAATTGCAATTTAGATATATcataattatatgtattttttacacaattttagttaatttttataatacactcataaaaaataataattaacatTGACATATAATTAAAGAAATACTTAACAAAATACAATTAAAACATTACAAATTTAAACATacattcattaaaaaaaaacatacattatAAAGGTAAAATGAAATACACCAAACATAAATCGGAAGCAATGACATAGATCTTAAAAAAAAGAAACTAcgataataatttaataatttggGAAATCATTTTTCGTTCTGTCAAGATAATCAAAGTATTGACTAAAATTTCCTGGGAGGTTCGTCTCAGATCCTTGGCCTTCATCTGTAGCTCCTTCTCTGTGAGCTTCATTAAATCGAGATCCTTCATTCTGAGATGCTCGATGTTGGGATCCTTGATATTGAGAACCTTCTCTTTGTTCACCATATTTAGATGTTTGTGCTCTTCTTTTGTAAATTTGTCTCTTTTCATTTTGAATAAACTGGCGAAAATCTGGATCGGATGTAGAATTCAAATTCGTAAATAGTATTTTATTCTCTTCTTTCATTTTAGCCAATTCAACCTTCTGTCGTCGAATTTCATTCCTTGCTGAGTTACCCTTTTCTATAACTTCGACAAGCTTTTGATTTTGCtccattaattttttaaattggtcatcacttttttgtttttcttttgccTTTTTCACACCGATAGGTCGTTTACTTAAATTAGTAGTAATTTCATCGTCATTCACATTAAGATCAAATGAATTCATACCAGTGGATGCTGATGCCGATGACTGGACACCATGAGAATATGATTGGGGCGAAGTAAAATTACGATCTTCTTCTTGGATTCTAATTGGTGCACTAGTGTTGTCATTTGTAAATTTCTCAATATCTTTAAGGATCGGCCACACATGATCAAATTTGAATCCTCTGTTGTATTTTGGATCTTGTGCTAATAACATCTTCGCTTGATTTAACTGTTCAAATATAAATAAGAGAATGAAgtgaataaaaattgaaaaaaagttAGTGACTATAAATAAAGTATACTAATATATACTCACAATATCTTATTGTGAAGCACCACTGagatttttattttgaatttggttAACGCATCCCCTTAATTTTCCAACCGCGGTAAGAATGGTCGTCATTTGAGTTTGCAAAGATCTTACAGGTCTAGGTCGAAGAAGAAACTTTTCAGACGAGTGATACTTCGCTTCAACTCTTGACCAAAACTTCTCTTTTGATTGGTATCTGCCTATGACAGGATCTTGAGACACGTCAAGATACACATGGCATAAATTCATATCTTTCTCAATCGAGTATGACGCAGTACGAATTGAAGTCATTTTGGAGCAAAATATAAGTGTTTCAGAAATATGTTGAAGGTGTGTGGTCTTCTTCAAAGAGTAATATGCACTTATATAGGGATGTAAAAATTGGATAAAGATCTGATTTGACAACACACTGCCAAGAGATAAGATAAGATAAGATATCATATCTTCGAATGCAACGGTTGAGATCATAGTCAAAGTAATCCACGGTCCAAATCAATTCGTCAAGATTCTtatctttaaattttaaaatctgaTTTGACAACACACTGCCAAGAGATAAGATAAGATAAGATATCATATCTTCAAATGCAACGGTTGAGATCATAGTCAAAGTAATCCACGGTCCAAATCAATTCGTCAAGATTCTtatctttaaattttaaaatatgatttgaCAACACACTGCCAAGAGATAAGATAAGATAAGATATCCTATCTTCAAGTGCAACGGTTGAGATCATAGTCAAAGTAATCCACGGTCTAAATCAATTCGTCAAGATTCTTatctttaaattttgaaaaattaaagatAAGATTATGTACACTATAAAATATGGATATCATGCAGACCATAATACACACACAAATTAGCTTTGATAAAAGATGAATTCTTATTATGGCAGTTAATCTTAtttatcatcatcttcttcatcttcaGATGATGATTATTATGATGATCTAGAAAATCAAGTAGTATGTCAAATTACTGCAAACAACAATTTTTGCATCACTCAACACCTCAATAACGATGGGTCATGCCGGGGCTCAATTCCTGGTCATATAGTTATCAACCGTGACCGGGAAAATGCTGATCGCAATCTCTTCAATGACTATTTTGCAGAAAATCCCTGGTTTAATGATTCGATGTTTCGACGAAGATTTCGAATGGGTCGTCCTTTATTCTTTCGTATATTTGATGCTATACAAAGGCATGACAATTACTTCTTCCAATGAAGGGACAGACTCAGTAAACTTGGGTTGTCCGGCTTGCAAAAGGTAACAGCTGTATTTCGAATGTTAGCATATGGTGTACCGGCAGATGCTACCGATGAGTGCATAAAAATTGGAGAATCTACAGTTTTAGAAAGTTTGAAGCGATTTTCCCGTGCTGTTGTCGAGGTGTTTGGAGCTCGCTATCTATGATCACCTAACGTTGATGATTTTGCAAGGCTACTCCACATTGGTGAACGCCGTGATTTTCCAGGAATGCTGGGTAGTTTAGATTGTATGCATTGGAAATGGAAAAATTGTCCAACGGCTTGGGGAGGACAATATGCCGGTCGTAGTGGATCCCCAACCATTATTCTTGAAGTTGTAGCTGACTATGACCTTTGGATATGGCATGCATATTTTGGTCTACCAGGATCTAATAATGATATTAATGTGCTGGAGGCATCCCATCTTTTTGCTAATCTTGTTGAAGGTATTGCTACACCCGCTAATTATGTCATCAAAGGTAAAGAATATAATATGGGTTATTATTTAGCTAATGGTATATATCCAAAATGATCTACTCTTGTTCAAAGCATTCACGATCCACGTGGtaagaaaaaaaagttttttgCAATGAAACAAGAAGCATGTAGAAAAGATGTAGAACGCGCATTTGGAGTATTGCAGTCAAGATTTGCAATCGTGGCAGAACCAGCGCGCTTATGGAACAAGAGAGTGTTACATGATATAATGACTTCTTGTATTATTATGCATAATATGATAATAGAAGATGAACGTGATGTTAATGCAACAATTGAAGAACGAGTCGACGTGCAAAATCCAGAAGTGGAGATGCTAGGTGATGATGATACTCGGTTTCAAGAATTCCTTGCTCGACATAAAAAAATTAGGGATAAAGAAGCTCATATTGAACTTCGAAATACATTAATTGAACACTTATGGGACGAGCATGGTAACTCCGAGAATTAGTTCAATTTAATCAATCTATCTACGTGTTATTTAAGAGTTAATTAAATGTAACAGtttttttcttacctctagtAATGTAATATGTATTTCAGTAAatttaatatgattttttttaaattagtggagtttaaataatttaaatatttttgtcaaattaTTAATAACTTCATCTTATTAAAATAATTAGTTTGATATAATAATTGTGATGGTTttagtaaaataatataataataaaaagtatTCAATTAtgtaaaagaataataatataataatgaagaatatattttttggtgtaatttttgaTGTTATGGTTGGAATGGGAAAAAATAAGATGCGGAAATTTTATCATATTTGGTGATGGTGCAACAGCAAATATGGTGTTGTGATTGAAGATGGCCTAAAACAAGTAACaaatattagaaaaaatatataactactaatataaaaatagattatatttattaaaaatataataatttatgccagtataaatatttttttaatattaataatacatttattttaaatatataaaataaaaaaatgaaaagaaaatattattatatcaCATCAATATAATTAAACTACATCAATTAATGATGTTT from the Humulus lupulus chromosome X, drHumLupu1.1, whole genome shotgun sequence genome contains:
- the LOC133804548 gene encoding uncharacterized protein LOC133804548 — encoded protein: MLLAQDPKYNRGFKFDHVWPILKDIEKFTNDNTSAPIRIQEEDRNFTSPQSYSHGVQSSASASTGMNSFDLNVNDDEITTNLSKRPIGVKKAKEKQKSDDQFKKLMEQNQKLVEVIEKGNSARNEIRRQKVELAKMKEENKILFTNLNSTSDPDFRQFIQNEKRQIYKRRAQTSKYGEQREGSQYQGSQHRASQNEGSRFNEAHREGATDEGQGSETNLPGNFSQYFDYLDRTKNDFPNY
- the LOC133805616 gene encoding uncharacterized protein LOC133805616, whose product is MKQEACRKDVERAFGVLQSRFAIVAEPARLWNKRVLHDIMTSCIIMHNMIIEDERDVNATIEERVDVQNPEVEMLGDDDTRFQEFLARHKKIRDKEAHIELRNTLIEHLWDEHGNSEN